A stretch of the Phycisphaerae bacterium genome encodes the following:
- a CDS encoding methylenetetrahydrofolate reductase C-terminal domain-containing protein: protein MQTTGRKRLSQALQKRDGFVIVAELVGGPGFKFAPIQKFLTAFQASGGKDIPAGFNFVGITNPQSPGGVANIEPSDVHRYIVSKNLLGELDFIPHISCKDMNADAITSLLAAHKSAGIESVLALTGDKPVSARGVFELESIGLLEKITRLNNEAYISAKAENLAATKQFFAGAAVSPFKYNEESQMQQYFKMEKKIACGAKFLITQVGWDWKKSVELVRYLKEINIDIPVLGNVYLLSTITPAPRLMHDIKLPGCFVSDELLEKVYSETVDQHIERAAQQIAMYKSIGAAGVDVGGVHDYEMFVNILKRAAEIGDSWEQYKDNLCWPAKKAFYLYDDAGSRAKLSKTNKTFGHFVFNCFHAAILDPKYKGFHWLKKIMKFFGTDKGKGFCYKSFNTFEKSAKYLMFDCEECGDCYLPENFGLCTIGGCEKGMDNAPCGDSTAEGKCGNNLDRICIGDRIYKAAAAEKDGLEKLRKIINKPRIPALEHTASIINYLFGRDHTMKNPLIGIAESIHASIPKTGQIMKQLLALGDDCFTRTSPELNYIKALVESQAADGADYIAVNIDQFGESDPALAVKLMKEYVKLVRKYGRGVPVCVDSSDDNVLVAGLKEWYDTNEKVAPPLINSLKVYTMDNMMPLKKHFDYKFIGLLISEAKAATDGIEDLYNLAKTLYDAAMKNGFKPEEIFFDSTVFPLAIDMPMTPGVPGFTYRTFNTIKRIKTDPLLKKCHFSLGVTNSVRDLPARKIGVTRAYVEVAMRYGLDAGIVNVSHQLGLKPADPDLVKLVEAYANLDGSNERLNEAMQLMGEFCSKNRKPSV, encoded by the coding sequence ATGCAAACAACAGGCAGAAAGAGACTTAGTCAGGCACTTCAAAAAAGAGATGGGTTCGTTATCGTTGCAGAACTTGTCGGCGGGCCCGGCTTTAAATTCGCCCCGATACAAAAATTTTTGACGGCTTTCCAGGCAAGCGGCGGCAAAGATATACCGGCAGGTTTTAATTTTGTCGGTATAACCAATCCGCAAAGCCCCGGCGGAGTTGCGAATATCGAGCCTTCTGATGTTCATCGGTATATCGTCAGCAAAAATCTGCTCGGCGAGCTCGATTTTATTCCTCATATAAGCTGTAAAGATATGAACGCCGACGCAATCACAAGTCTTTTAGCTGCGCATAAATCAGCGGGCATTGAAAGCGTTCTGGCTCTTACGGGCGACAAGCCGGTTTCGGCAAGGGGAGTCTTCGAACTCGAATCAATCGGTTTGCTTGAAAAGATAACACGTCTGAATAACGAAGCCTATATATCTGCGAAAGCGGAGAACCTTGCGGCGACGAAACAATTTTTCGCAGGGGCGGCGGTATCGCCTTTCAAATATAACGAAGAATCACAGATGCAGCAGTATTTCAAGATGGAGAAAAAAATCGCCTGCGGAGCGAAGTTCCTTATTACGCAGGTCGGCTGGGACTGGAAAAAGAGTGTTGAACTTGTGCGCTATCTGAAAGAGATAAATATAGATATACCGGTGCTTGGAAACGTTTATCTTCTAAGCACCATTACTCCGGCACCGAGACTGATGCACGATATAAAACTGCCGGGCTGTTTCGTCAGTGATGAACTTCTTGAAAAAGTTTATTCCGAAACGGTTGACCAGCATATTGAACGTGCCGCCCAGCAAATTGCCATGTATAAATCAATCGGCGCGGCGGGCGTCGATGTCGGCGGAGTGCACGATTATGAAATGTTTGTAAATATTCTGAAACGTGCCGCTGAAATCGGTGATAGCTGGGAGCAGTACAAAGATAATCTCTGCTGGCCGGCGAAAAAAGCGTTTTATCTTTACGACGACGCTGGCAGCAGGGCGAAACTGTCAAAAACAAACAAAACATTCGGGCATTTTGTGTTCAATTGTTTTCACGCAGCAATTCTCGACCCGAAGTACAAGGGTTTTCACTGGCTCAAAAAGATTATGAAATTTTTCGGTACGGACAAAGGCAAAGGGTTCTGCTACAAGTCGTTTAATACTTTCGAGAAATCGGCCAAGTACCTTATGTTCGACTGCGAAGAGTGCGGCGATTGCTATCTGCCGGAGAATTTCGGATTGTGCACCATCGGCGGATGTGAAAAAGGAATGGACAACGCGCCTTGCGGCGACTCGACCGCTGAGGGCAAGTGCGGAAACAATCTCGACAGAATCTGTATCGGCGACAGGATTTATAAAGCCGCGGCTGCGGAAAAAGACGGACTTGAAAAACTCAGGAAGATTATAAACAAGCCGAGAATACCCGCGCTCGAACATACGGCTTCGATAATTAATTATCTTTTCGGCAGGGACCATACAATGAAAAATCCGCTTATCGGAATCGCTGAATCAATACATGCATCAATACCAAAGACCGGGCAGATAATGAAACAACTGCTTGCGCTCGGAGACGATTGTTTCACGAGGACAAGTCCGGAACTGAATTATATAAAGGCGCTGGTTGAATCGCAGGCGGCGGACGGGGCGGACTATATCGCGGTTAATATCGACCAGTTCGGCGAATCCGACCCGGCACTGGCTGTTAAACTTATGAAAGAGTATGTAAAGCTTGTGCGGAAATACGGCAGGGGCGTGCCGGTTTGCGTTGACAGCAGCGACGATAATGTTCTTGTGGCCGGGCTGAAGGAATGGTACGACACAAACGAAAAAGTTGCGCCGCCTTTGATTAACTCTCTAAAGGTTTATACGATGGATAATATGATGCCGCTTAAAAAGCACTTCGACTATAAATTTATCGGTCTGCTTATCAGCGAAGCCAAAGCGGCGACGGACGGTATCGAAGACCTTTATAACCTGGCGAAAACTCTTTATGATGCGGCGATGAAAAACGGATTCAAACCTGAAGAGATATTTTTCGATTCGACCGTTTTTCCTCTGGCGATAGATATGCCGATGACGCCGGGTGTGCCGGGCTTTACATATAGAACTTTCAATACAATCAAACGCATAAAGACCGACCCGCTGCTGAAGAAGTGTCATTTCTCGCTTGGCGTTACCAACAGTGTTCGTGATTTGCCGGCAAGAAAAATCGGAGTTACGAGAGCGTATGTCGAAGTGGCGATGAGATATGGTCTTGACGCCGGTATTGTAAATGTCTCGCATCAGCTCGGACTGAAACCTGCCGACCCGGACCTGGTAAAACTTGTCGAAGCTTATGCGAATTTGGACGGCTCGAATGAACGGCTCAACGAAGCGATGCAGCTTATGGGTGAATTCTGTTCCAAGAACAGAAAGCCTTCCGTTTGA
- a CDS encoding UTP--glucose-1-phosphate uridylyltransferase translates to MIQKRYETALSLLKQHNQQQLLAFWGELDKGGREKLLCQIEELDLETLDEKIRLYVKNSVPTELPTEIEPAPVYPALPKTAEQKAKYIKAKQLGEELLSKGKVAAFVVAGGQGTRLGFDGPKGNYAISPIKNKTLFQLAAETIKATGKKYGFKPRWYIMTSPLNYTQTMEIFRRDKFYGLESSSVFIFQQGTEVNFSSEGRVLLTAKDTLATSPDGHGGSLKALYMSGAIADMKTHGAEYISYYQVDNPLINIFNPMFVGLHAMDNAEMSSKALIKSGPFEKVGNFCLVGDRVTVIEYSDLPDELAEKKNSDGSLVFSLGSIAIHIINRSFVEHLNAKGFALPYHRAVKKIPHIDTQTGAKVEPEKPNGIKLETFVFDALPLAKKSIIYETIRSEEFAPVKNKTGVDSAPVTRQMMIDRAAAWLEQAGVKIPRKSDGSPDCTIEISPSFAICPEDISAKKLKIKIEPGKSAYLS, encoded by the coding sequence ATGATTCAGAAAAGATACGAAACAGCTTTAAGTTTATTGAAACAACATAATCAGCAGCAGCTCCTGGCATTCTGGGGCGAGCTTGATAAGGGCGGCAGAGAAAAACTGCTTTGTCAGATAGAGGAGCTGGATCTCGAAACGCTTGACGAGAAAATAAGACTCTACGTAAAAAATTCTGTTCCGACGGAATTACCGACAGAAATCGAACCTGCCCCTGTGTATCCCGCTTTACCGAAAACCGCTGAGCAGAAGGCTAAATACATCAAGGCGAAACAACTCGGCGAAGAGCTTCTCTCGAAGGGCAAAGTCGCGGCGTTTGTCGTTGCGGGCGGCCAGGGAACGAGACTCGGCTTTGACGGGCCGAAAGGCAATTATGCAATCAGCCCCATAAAAAATAAAACTTTGTTTCAACTGGCGGCAGAGACAATAAAAGCCACGGGTAAAAAATACGGTTTTAAGCCGCGATGGTACATAATGACAAGTCCGCTGAATTACACCCAGACTATGGAGATTTTCAGGCGGGATAAGTTTTATGGTCTTGAATCGTCAAGTGTATTCATCTTCCAGCAGGGCACCGAGGTTAATTTTTCGTCCGAAGGTAGAGTTCTGCTTACGGCCAAAGACACATTGGCGACATCTCCTGACGGTCACGGCGGAAGCCTTAAAGCTCTTTATATGAGCGGCGCTATCGCGGATATGAAAACTCACGGCGCAGAATACATCAGCTATTATCAGGTCGATAATCCGCTGATAAATATTTTCAATCCGATGTTTGTCGGTCTGCACGCGATGGACAACGCCGAGATGTCGTCAAAGGCTTTGATAAAATCGGGGCCGTTCGAAAAGGTCGGAAACTTTTGCCTGGTTGGCGACAGGGTAACAGTGATTGAATACAGCGATTTGCCTGACGAACTTGCGGAAAAGAAAAATTCCGACGGTTCACTTGTTTTTTCGCTCGGCAGTATTGCGATTCACATTATTAACCGTTCTTTCGTCGAGCATCTTAACGCCAAGGGTTTTGCCCTGCCTTATCATCGGGCAGTTAAAAAGATACCACACATTGATACTCAAACCGGCGCCAAAGTTGAGCCTGAGAAACCCAACGGCATTAAGCTCGAGACGTTTGTTTTCGATGCTTTGCCGCTTGCAAAGAAGTCAATTATATACGAGACAATCCGCAGCGAGGAATTCGCGCCTGTGAAAAACAAAACAGGTGTGGACAGCGCGCCGGTTACAAGACAGATGATGATTGACCGTGCGGCGGCGTGGCTTGAGCAGGCCGGCGTAAAAATTCCGAGAAAATCTGACGGCTCGCCGGATTGCACAATTGAAATCTCGCCATCCTTTGCGATATGCCCGGAAGATATTTCTGCAAAAAAGCTGAAGATAAAAATTGAGCCCGGGAAATCGGCTTATTTGAGTTGA
- a CDS encoding transcriptional regulator: MFELDNIIHQSVRLQIMAALAALDPGEQMDFVYLRNLLKVTDGNLGAHLSKLEEAGYIKIEKTFVARKPRTFVIATGKGRDAFNNHVTALKQIIKDTNK, translated from the coding sequence ATGTTTGAACTTGATAATATAATACACCAGTCTGTTCGCCTGCAAATAATGGCAGCGCTAGCCGCCCTTGACCCGGGAGAACAGATGGATTTCGTTTACCTGCGAAACCTGTTAAAGGTAACCGACGGAAACCTCGGCGCTCATTTGAGCAAACTTGAAGAGGCAGGTTACATCAAGATTGAAAAGACCTTCGTTGCTCGTAAGCCTCGCACTTTTGTTATCGCTACAGGGAAAGGCCGCGACGCTTTTAACAATCACGTAACAGCCCTTAAGCAAATAATCAAAGATACAAATAAATGA
- a CDS encoding U32 family peptidase, with protein MKPEIAAPAGTYEKLVWAVQYGADAVYFGTEFGSLRAYAGNLTLDEAAKGLEFLHKNGKKGFVTLNVYPFSDEYDKLLNIAGRLEEMKADALIVADIGLIFELKKAGIKTPIHISTQANTTSSQAVLAYRQLGAARVNLARELSFEQIKQIYKDTSQSGVELEVFIHGAVCFSYSGRCAISDYLTGRKANKGECTHPCRWGYSLVEEKRPDEYFPVFEDGRGQYLFNSKDLALFEFIEPLKNIGITSFKIEGRMKSVHYIASVVSLYRQLVDGKKISKEDCLSLLSRPKNRGYSAGFMKGSIEPDDYSYEKSQSKSRSVFVGDIVDEKSETGSICHVRNKIFAGEKLEMLTPAGDISEITMPNPLKTIDGESVEFINNPQKILLEQKLPAYSILRRVAGISGLI; from the coding sequence TTGAAGCCGGAAATAGCAGCGCCAGCAGGAACTTACGAAAAACTCGTCTGGGCCGTTCAGTACGGGGCCGATGCGGTCTATTTTGGTACGGAATTCGGGTCGCTGCGGGCTTATGCGGGCAATTTGACTCTCGATGAAGCGGCGAAAGGCCTTGAATTTCTGCATAAAAACGGCAAAAAAGGCTTCGTAACACTTAATGTTTATCCGTTCAGCGATGAATACGATAAGCTGCTGAATATCGCCGGCAGACTCGAAGAGATGAAGGCCGATGCCCTGATTGTGGCCGATATCGGGCTGATTTTTGAACTCAAAAAAGCAGGCATAAAAACCCCGATTCATATCAGCACTCAGGCAAATACCACAAGCAGCCAGGCGGTCCTTGCCTACAGACAGCTCGGTGCGGCAAGGGTAAACCTTGCGAGAGAACTCAGCTTCGAGCAGATAAAACAGATATATAAAGACACTTCGCAGAGCGGTGTCGAGCTTGAAGTTTTTATACACGGCGCGGTGTGTTTTTCGTATTCAGGCAGATGCGCGATAAGCGATTATCTTACCGGCCGAAAAGCAAACAAAGGCGAATGTACCCATCCGTGCAGGTGGGGATATTCTCTGGTCGAGGAAAAAAGGCCGGATGAATATTTTCCTGTTTTCGAAGATGGGCGCGGGCAATATCTTTTCAACAGCAAAGACCTTGCGCTGTTCGAATTTATCGAGCCGCTTAAAAATATCGGCATAACCTCGTTCAAAATCGAAGGCAGAATGAAATCCGTTCATTATATCGCATCGGTTGTTTCGCTTTACAGGCAGCTTGTCGACGGCAAAAAAATCAGTAAAGAAGATTGCTTGTCGCTTTTGAGCAGACCGAAGAACAGAGGTTATTCGGCAGGCTTTATGAAAGGCTCAATTGAGCCTGATGATTACAGCTATGAAAAGAGCCAGTCAAAATCAAGGTCGGTCTTTGTTGGCGATATTGTTGACGAAAAATCCGAAACCGGCAGCATTTGTCATGTAAGAAATAAAATTTTCGCGGGCGAAAAACTCGAAATGCTTACACCGGCAGGCGATATTTCTGAAATAACGATGCCGAATCCCTTAAAAACTATCGACGGCGAATCGGTGGAATTTATCAATAATCCGCAAAAGATTTTACTTGAGCAGAAATTGCCCGCTTATTCGATACTCAGGAGAGTCGCCGGAATTTCCGGTCTTATTTGA
- a CDS encoding ABC transporter substrate-binding protein produces the protein MRPINKYFIGICILILALSGCGKKTQEPKTYRVGIISGVDVFIGIADGFRNEMSRLGYVEGRNIVYDLHKTNADQAAVELAVKKFVADKVDLIFAFPTEPALAARAAVKGTNIPVLFASAGIEENNLVGNIFKPGGNTTGCRYPGPELTVKRLEILCELAPQAKRVLIMYDPNYPMIPHSLKELYSVVSSLGVTLVEVPVNSTEKVDSSLQALAASGNIGIDAILIMPEILTQSPVCWQMIAKFASEHKIPVGGSAGFEADTGAVFSYIPDNFETGKLAAPLADKIFKGTQAGTIMVVTPPSQLRINYKKAQELGLKIPEGLLNRADEIIR, from the coding sequence ATGAGACCTATCAATAAATATTTTATTGGAATTTGCATTCTGATACTCGCATTGAGCGGTTGCGGCAAAAAAACACAGGAACCAAAAACATATCGGGTAGGTATTATATCCGGTGTAGATGTTTTCATCGGCATTGCAGACGGCTTCAGGAACGAAATGAGCAGATTGGGTTATGTCGAGGGCAGGAACATTGTATATGATTTGCATAAAACAAACGCCGACCAGGCCGCAGTAGAACTGGCTGTTAAGAAATTTGTGGCTGATAAAGTTGATCTGATTTTCGCGTTTCCAACCGAGCCGGCCCTGGCTGCCAGGGCCGCCGTAAAGGGAACGAATATTCCTGTGCTTTTTGCCAGTGCCGGCATAGAGGAAAATAACCTCGTAGGGAACATATTCAAGCCGGGTGGAAATACCACCGGATGTCGCTATCCCGGGCCGGAATTAACGGTAAAACGTCTCGAAATTCTGTGCGAATTGGCTCCACAGGCAAAACGTGTTTTGATAATGTATGACCCAAATTATCCCATGATACCTCATTCACTTAAGGAATTATATTCCGTGGTCTCGTCTTTAGGCGTAACATTGGTGGAAGTTCCTGTAAACAGTACAGAAAAAGTCGACTCTTCTTTGCAGGCACTGGCGGCATCAGGCAATATCGGCATTGACGCAATCCTTATAATGCCTGAGATTCTTACACAATCGCCCGTTTGCTGGCAGATGATTGCTAAATTCGCGTCCGAACACAAAATTCCAGTTGGCGGCAGTGCCGGCTTTGAAGCTGATACCGGCGCAGTCTTCAGCTATATTCCTGATAATTTTGAAACCGGCAAACTGGCTGCTCCTCTTGCCGACAAAATATTCAAAGGCACTCAGGCCGGTACGATTATGGTCGTCACCCCGCCGTCACAACTCCGAATTAATTACAAAAAGGCTCAGGAGCTGGGGCTGAAGATACCGGAAGGTTTATTAAACAGGGCAGATGAAATAATTCGTTAA
- a CDS encoding C4-type zinc ribbon domain-containing protein gives MGTVLDALVKLQSVENSLRAAKAKLTRCRRNVIIKENQLRTLQNSLQAKQEEIQFTRIQADRLELELKSVDETLAKYRAALNIAKSNKEYAAILTELNTTKADNSKIETQALELMKGIDADQVQCDQIKQQIELAKNELNEIRKLTEEQAKKYEAEIADIERQWQNAARDISADSLEIFKRVADTYDGEAIAEIEVHDHRSGIYTCGGCFMTLTTETANTLMSRDEIIRCPNCTRILVFRETEN, from the coding sequence ATGGGAACAGTACTCGATGCTCTGGTAAAACTTCAAAGCGTTGAAAACAGTTTAAGGGCGGCAAAGGCTAAACTTACCCGCTGTCGTAGGAATGTTATCATAAAAGAAAACCAACTCCGTACACTCCAAAATTCTCTCCAGGCCAAGCAGGAAGAGATTCAGTTCACCAGAATTCAGGCCGACCGGCTTGAACTTGAGCTTAAAAGTGTGGACGAAACTCTTGCCAAGTACAGGGCTGCGCTTAACATCGCCAAGAGCAACAAGGAATATGCGGCAATATTGACCGAACTTAATACCACAAAAGCCGATAACAGCAAAATAGAAACTCAGGCTCTTGAACTGATGAAAGGTATTGACGCCGATCAGGTTCAGTGCGACCAGATAAAACAGCAGATTGAACTGGCCAAGAACGAACTTAATGAAATTCGCAAACTAACCGAAGAGCAGGCCAAAAAATATGAAGCTGAAATCGCTGATATCGAACGGCAGTGGCAGAATGCCGCTCGTGATATTTCCGCTGATTCGCTGGAAATCTTTAAAAGAGTCGCCGATACTTATGACGGCGAAGCCATCGCGGAAATCGAGGTGCACGACCACAGAAGCGGTATTTATACCTGCGGCGGATGCTTTATGACCCTTACGACCGAGACCGCAAACACCCTGATGAGCCGTGACGAGATAATTCGCTGTCCGAACTGTACTCGAATTCTAGTCTTCAGGGAGACGGAGAACTGA
- a CDS encoding ATP-binding protein has product MEKIKKFRSLTVTLAIAFLALSAVVLLISNSLQIYFNLGTQRNMVAGQQKLIAQEAANTVRAFIQKKSDLLKTAAGLGSLTNSTEAEQKLVMEKLLGFEPAFRQLVLLNTKEEELLRESRLSNLLSGQLTEQINKNKNEILPQAVQRKTYISQVYIDKVTSEPLIIMAAPIIDVFGDFKMVLIAEVNLKFMWDLVASMKVGDNGLAYVVDRQGNLIAFGDISRVLKGENLLYLAEVAEFIANEDSFDRNSARLSKGIRNTYIAATHVPLGTPDWAVVVESPILEAYGSILASFKLTLWTVLLSFALAIMAGIYLSKRITKPIIHLRDAAEKIGQGRMNIKIETQSQNEIGQLTESLNQMVEDLNRTTVSRDALMEEVAERKHAEQALKETADKLEQVNQELKNFVYVASHDLREPLRKISAFAQLLERSLADKLDDNDSENLKFMIDGATRMTQMIDGLLSYSRVSTKTREFETVRLDTVIHELEKFELSVLLEETHAILNVPEPLPSIKADSVQMRQLLQNLIANGIKYQTRGNIPEITITAETLPDEMVRIKVSDNGIGIKAESLGLLFTMFKRLHSRDEYEGTGIGLAVCKKIVERHGGQIGLESKFGRGSTFWFTVPAAKSAVPVEVA; this is encoded by the coding sequence ATGGAAAAAATAAAAAAATTCCGTAGTTTGACTGTTACGCTGGCGATTGCTTTCCTCGCTTTAAGCGCTGTGGTTCTGTTAATCTCCAACAGTTTACAAATCTATTTTAACCTCGGGACCCAGCGCAATATGGTCGCCGGCCAGCAAAAACTAATTGCTCAGGAAGCGGCCAATACGGTAAGGGCTTTTATTCAGAAAAAATCCGACCTGTTGAAAACGGCCGCAGGACTTGGAAGTCTGACGAATTCAACCGAGGCGGAACAGAAGCTGGTTATGGAAAAGCTGCTGGGTTTTGAGCCGGCTTTTCGCCAGCTGGTCTTGCTCAACACAAAAGAAGAGGAGCTGCTCAGAGAGTCCAGATTATCCAATTTACTGTCAGGCCAACTGACCGAACAGATAAATAAAAATAAAAATGAAATATTGCCTCAGGCAGTTCAGAGAAAAACATATATCAGCCAGGTATATATTGATAAAGTAACGAGCGAACCGCTGATAATAATGGCTGCTCCGATTATAGACGTCTTCGGCGATTTCAAAATGGTATTGATTGCCGAGGTAAATCTGAAATTTATGTGGGACCTGGTAGCCTCAATGAAAGTCGGCGATAACGGCCTTGCTTATGTGGTGGACAGGCAGGGCAACTTGATAGCTTTCGGCGACATCAGCCGAGTATTAAAAGGTGAAAATCTGCTTTATCTTGCAGAAGTAGCTGAATTTATAGCGAACGAGGATTCTTTTGACAGGAACAGCGCCAGACTGTCAAAAGGCATCAGGAATACTTATATCGCCGCCACCCATGTGCCGCTCGGCACACCCGACTGGGCGGTCGTGGTTGAATCGCCAATCCTTGAAGCATACGGATCCATCCTTGCATCGTTTAAACTGACATTATGGACCGTACTTCTTAGTTTTGCCCTGGCTATAATGGCCGGCATCTATCTGTCAAAAAGAATTACAAAACCAATAATACATTTGAGAGACGCTGCCGAAAAAATCGGTCAGGGCCGGATGAACATAAAGATAGAAACCCAATCACAGAACGAAATAGGACAGTTGACTGAAAGTCTTAATCAAATGGTTGAAGATTTAAACAGAACAACCGTCTCACGTGATGCTTTAATGGAAGAAGTAGCCGAACGCAAACATGCCGAACAGGCCCTCAAGGAAACCGCCGACAAACTCGAACAGGTTAATCAGGAACTTAAGAATTTCGTTTATGTTGCTTCTCATGACCTGCGAGAACCGCTGCGCAAGATATCGGCATTTGCCCAGCTTTTAGAAAGGTCCCTTGCCGACAAACTGGATGATAATGACTCGGAAAATCTAAAGTTTATGATAGACGGCGCAACAAGAATGACGCAGATGATAGACGGTCTGCTCAGTTATTCCCGTGTCAGCACAAAAACCAGGGAATTTGAAACTGTCCGGCTTGACACAGTCATACATGAACTTGAGAAATTCGAACTTTCTGTCTTGTTAGAGGAAACGCACGCTATTCTGAACGTTCCCGAACCTCTGCCGTCCATTAAAGCCGACTCTGTTCAGATGCGCCAGTTGCTTCAGAATCTGATAGCCAACGGTATTAAATACCAGACCAGAGGCAATATACCTGAAATCACAATTACGGCAGAAACTCTTCCCGATGAAATGGTGCGAATTAAGGTTAGCGATAACGGCATAGGCATAAAAGCTGAAAGCCTGGGTCTGCTGTTTACGATGTTTAAGCGGCTGCATTCCCGCGATGAGTACGAGGGCACAGGCATAGGCCTTGCCGTCTGCAAAAAAATAGTAGAACGTCACGGCGGACAAATAGGCCTCGAATCAAAATTCGGCAGAGGTTCCACTTTCTGGTTTACGGTACCGGCCGCAAAATCCGCTGTTCCTGTCGAAGTGGCCTGA
- the purN gene encoding phosphoribosylglycinamide formyltransferase: protein MVDTITIYTDGGSRGNPGPAAGAFVITDKTGKQLCAHAKFLPFATNNIAEYTALLTALQKVISIGAKNIKIFSDSELMVKQINGDYKVKNENIRQLHSQCVDMLADLTSWQMKHVPREKNKIADELANRAMDAQADIEEKSSPQNKKTKHLRLGFLISGSGRTMINIQELIKQKLLNAEIVTVISSRSDTAGVEKAKAAKLPLEIIRKKDFPDLDSFSRQIRKNLLAARVDLVIQAGWLCLWKIPTEFENRVMNIHPALLPAFGGQGMWGHYVHEAVLNAGCKISGCTVHFCTNEYDKGPIIVQRTCPVMNDDTPDILAARVFEQECIAYPEAIKLFAAEKLVVKDNRVLIK from the coding sequence TTGGTTGATACCATAACCATCTACACTGACGGCGGAAGCAGAGGCAACCCCGGCCCTGCCGCCGGCGCGTTTGTCATCACCGATAAGACCGGCAAACAGCTCTGTGCGCACGCAAAATTTTTACCCTTTGCCACCAATAATATCGCCGAATACACCGCCCTGCTTACGGCCCTGCAAAAAGTGATATCTATCGGCGCCAAAAATATAAAAATCTTCAGCGACAGCGAACTGATGGTCAAGCAAATCAACGGCGATTACAAAGTCAAGAACGAAAATATAAGACAGCTTCACAGTCAATGCGTCGATATGCTCGCGGATTTGACAAGCTGGCAGATGAAACATGTTCCGCGTGAAAAAAATAAAATTGCCGATGAGCTGGCAAACCGTGCCATGGATGCCCAGGCGGATATCGAAGAAAAAAGCTCTCCACAAAACAAAAAAACAAAACACCTGCGGCTCGGTTTTCTTATCAGCGGCTCCGGCAGAACTATGATTAATATCCAGGAGCTGATTAAGCAGAAACTGCTGAACGCCGAGATTGTAACCGTTATTTCGTCAAGGTCGGATACCGCAGGAGTCGAAAAAGCCAAAGCCGCAAAATTGCCGCTGGAAATAATAAGAAAAAAAGATTTTCCCGACCTCGACAGCTTCAGCCGGCAGATAAGAAAAAATCTTCTCGCCGCGAGAGTTGACCTTGTCATTCAGGCCGGTTGGCTGTGCCTTTGGAAAATACCCACGGAATTCGAGAATCGTGTAATGAATATTCACCCGGCCCTTCTGCCTGCTTTTGGCGGACAGGGCATGTGGGGCCATTACGTTCACGAAGCTGTTTTAAACGCAGGCTGCAAAATCAGCGGCTGCACAGTACATTTCTGTACGAATGAGTATGACAAAGGTCCAATCATCGTGCAACGGACTTGTCCCGTTATGAACGATGATACTCCCGACATACTCGCGGCAAGGGTATTTGAACAGGAATGTATCGCATATCCTGAAGCGATAAAGCTTTTCGCAGCCGAAAAACTGGTTGTCAAAGACAACCGTGTGCTGATAAAATAA